The window CCTGCGCTGTACTTGCGACACCTCTTCCTTGGCGTGGTCATATTCGCTAAACCTGGCCGAGCTGTAGCCAGAGTCTGAGAAATAGTCGCTCGTTCTTCTGCCCGGCACCTGGGCACTGTTGACCTGCTCCTGCATCCTGTCAACAAGGTCCTCCAGATCCATCTCTCGCCGAATGGACGCGGCCAGTTCGGCGCCGATGGCCTTCAACTCGTCTTCCATCTCTTCGATCTGAACCAGTGATGTCGTGCTGTCTGCGGGTGTTTGTAGGTAAGATTCACAATACTGCATGGCGGGGCTGTGCAGGTCGTCATTGGAGTAGGCGGATGGGCTCTTTGGTGACAGTGGGACGTCATAAGGCTCAGACTCTGTCACGACAGTCACTGGATTCTGAGAGGCGGGTGACAATGCTCTGTCGTCAGAGAACTCTGTTACCGAGGAGCGTGACGGTGAAGCGGCCCAGCCGAAGAAGGCGCCCAGCTTAGAGGACGCTGGTGATTTCGGTAGCGGCTTGTTAAGATTACTGTCTCTGGCAGTCCTGACGGGTGACTCTGGCACACTTTCAATGGGTGATCCGAGGTccaggtgtggtggtggttgttttcgTGAGATGAAGGACatggtcttggtgttggtatTAACGTGTGTGGCGGCTTTGCCCTCGGCCTCCTGCTCCGGATCCGGAGAGTAGAGGTGGGTGTATTCGAACTGGTCGTAATCTGATTCCTGACTGGCTACACTGACCGTCCTAGCGCTAAGGCGGCCGCTTGGTTCGTGTGCGTGTGGTGTTTGAGAGGCGGCAGGGTTCCTTTCAACAATGTTTCGTAGCTGTACGTCTTCTACCGCGCCGTCCTCTTGGGCGGCAGGAGATGATCTGTGAGAGAAAACCTGGTCAGTTCCATATTGCCACCACTTTACCCGGAATAAGGTGACGACGAGTCACGACATACAGGTGGCGGCTGCTGTCCAGGCTTGGGGCGCGTTCCACAACCCGCAGCGAGCTGGATGCTAGGAGGTTGCTCTGGCCTGGAAACTCATACAGCGTTGGGCTGTCGAGCGAGATGGACCTGGCGAACCTCTGCTCCGGGCGTTGGAGGTCCTCATAGAGCTCGGGCAGACGCGGGGACGAGTACCGAGTGGCCAAAGGCGAGGCCGTCAGGGACAGAGGCTTCCTCTTGATGGGGCCGGCTATCTGGGCCAAGCTGAGGGACCGGCCGCCGCGAGGACTCGGGAGTGGCTGCTTGGGTAGCTGTTGGTCCGATGTCTCGCTCGGTCCAGGAGGCGAGATGGCCGAGCGTGGTGACTGGACTCTGGATGAAGCACTTGACGTGTCAGAGAGCCGCCTATGCTCGTGACGCTCAGGCTCGGGTGactgagggggagggtgggagaAGGTAGTTGGTGTGtgacccccttcttcaaaggAGAAGCGATGTGCGTTGGGAGCAGCCATGGTGGTATACATAAGATGAGTTTGGAATCGATTTGCAACGCAAGAGTGCAACGGCGGATTCGACTAGAGAATCGGCACTTGGGGGGGTCCAATCTTCATGCTTGGCTTGGCCTGACCTGGATTGGCTCTAGGGGGAGAGTCGCAATTAACTGGGAAATGTCGAGGGGACTGGAAGTGACAGCGAGGAAAGGTCGTGAGAAAAAGGAGCATCACAAATTGGCGAATTGGCGCCCGGCTGCTTTGGGACATCCCTTCCGCTGTACTGTGCTGTGGGGCCCCCTTCCATGCCAACCGTTCGCCTACAGGACCGGGATCCCTGGCACAACGCACCTCGGGCGCCCCCAATCACGGTCCAGAAGCAGGCAAGAGCGTTTTGTTCCTTGCAGCTCAGGTGGTGCAcgtccccccccctcccaccgaTGCTCCCCAATCGCGGCGCCAATGCCGCCCCATTATCTTCTTATCCCCCGTGTACCCTGCGCAGCCGAGATGCAGGTACGGTTTGTGTCGCTGCAGAATATTCAATAAAAGGGAACTGATGTAGAAAGAACAAGGAGAAGCCTTCCCATCACCTATTGGCTTTTCCCTGAACTCAGGGGACATCCCGTCGAGTAAGGCCAGCAGTTCGTGATGAATCCAGCCAACCAATGAAGCAAACAGGGAATATCAAAATCCAAATCTCCACACGGTGCATTGACGAATGAGATGTGAACTCGCGATTGCCTCAAGGCTGGTGcttccttcctttcttcccAGATCCTTCCTTCCTAACCGCCGCCAGCCCATCAGCCTGCCACGTCCTGCCTATGATCCCATCCTTTTCTTCGGGCGCTTCGGAACAATTCTTCGTGGGTATTCAAGAGAATGCCGTCAACATCTGCATCTTAtacccccccccacccaatCACCAGCGTCACGCTGAATGTGAATCTGCAATTTCGCGTCTGCGAAGCCAAAGACCTTCCCCCTTGGCCCTAAACACAGACCAGATCAGACCCTTCCTTTGCGGGGAAAAAACGGCCGACCACTCAGCCCGCTTGGCCTCATCGATGCACGACATCACCTACCTATGCCGTGCCTTGCATCGCACCATCATGGCGCCGGTGATACTCTGTCGGAGAAGAAATATTTGTCTCCTCTCGTCCCAATGCCGGTTCAAACCTGCGGTGTTCGGTTCAGCGGGCGGTAATGCAAAGACTCGGAGAAACAGGCGAGGACGGACAacggtgtgtgtgtgtgctgtgTGCGACAGAATGACAACATCGAGAATTCCACTGCAACTGCAACTGCAactgcaaaaaaaaaaaaaaaaaaagagagagagagagagagagagagagaaagagaaaaaaaaagagagaaaaaagagaaaaacaaaagaagaaaataaagaaaaaaaaagaagtaaaaaaaaagaagaaaaaaagaagaaacttTCGGGCCTCTGACAATGGCCTGAACGGGGACGGACCCAGCCGCTCGGCCAcgttgctgaagaagaacctctggaggcgagggcgggTAAACGAGTTTGATCGTCGAAACGTTGTTTTCTTTGGATGTGGTTTGGAACTTCCGACCCACACAGCTATCAAAGCTCGGTGTGTACAAGAGCTTGTTACATCCAGATGATTACGGAGTTTTTGTTATTGTCTCTGGTTTTTGTGTCACTGCCACAGAGCCGCAGGTTTGACTCAGAATCGGACGAGAAAACTGCTTTCTGCATGCCGGTGTATGGGGACAGTAGGAAGAAAAGATGACATCAAAACACAAAATAAATAGAGAGCAGGTATGTAAAATCCCAGAGAGTCGCCAAATACCCAATTTCCCATCCATCTATGTATATACCCAATCCTTCTAACCAtaacccaaccccctccagccgCTGTGAGCGCGAATGCCTCTTATATATGTGTCGTTATCCGTAGAATGCGAAACTCCAAGGCCCAGACAAAGGAAAACAAAGATCGTGGTGTAAAGCTCATGAAGTCGTAAGCAGGCATCTCCCTCAGCATCTCAACTAAACATGAAAGCCCAACCCCCTTGCTCGTCTCGCCGCCTCCGCTCCAGTAcctctcatcctcggcctcgctCCGGCCATCCCCGGCGCccacggaggaggagttcccctcaccaaccccggaTTTGCCCCCGTCATCATGGGCGGGTCTCTGTCTCCGGGTTCCGGTGCAGGCGCGGGTGGCTCCTCCGGGGCAGCGGGTGCAGTAGCAACTGGTGGTTCAGGCTGCCTGTTACGTCTCTGAAGATGAGGAAAGAGCCACGCTGCTCCAGGCATGCCAGGCACACCCTGTGGAGCAGCACCTGGGATATCGGCAGGAATGACCGGCCGGTGAAAGAACGGACGATGTGGAAGTCGCTGCCCGGTTGGATCTCGAAGGGTGCCATCATCGTTGAAGAGCTCGGCGCCGGGGAGAGGGCCTTCGGTGCAGCCTTCGTTGTGACGGCAGAGGAGAAGACCGGTGCCCTGGGCGTGAAAGTAAGAGGCGGTGCAGACATAGCACCATTCGTGACCGCAGTGGCCtgggggaaaaaaaataCCAGTCAGTTTCTATTATTTTCGTGGctgaagagagaagagaaccTACAGGTTATGTGATTACACCCAGCCGTTTTGTTTACTCTCCTCCCGCATTTGGGGCAATCCTTGGTCATCCCGGCCACTTCCCTTTCCGAGGCTTCCTCCTGTTCTTTTTTATCTTTTTGTCTCCTTCGGTATTGCTTGCATGTTTCCTCGGGATGGGAGACATTGTGCTTGATACAGTGGCTGCCCTTGCACTTCCTGCAGTTAAAGGTAGGACACGCCTCCTGATCCCCAACCACACAACCATACTCACAGCCCACAGTGACGCACTGGACATACCCCTTCGTCTGCTCCAGCGCATCCCTCAGCAACCACCGGTCATACCGCTCAAAAACCTCTCTTGTCGCGTACCGCTTGACATCGTGATGTCCCAGGACAGCTGAGCAGTCCGTGTCTGGACACTTcagcctcttccacctccccgcctccatactctccaccaaccaccGCCCCAAACACTCCCCGCAAAGTGGCGGCTTATGCCCCTTAcaccccccagcaacaaccctAACCGGAAAAtccgtcaccctcctcccctcaacaCAAACATCGCAgctctccgtctccctcaacaaccacccctcctccccagcaaaaacttctgcttcttccacccccccaaactcaacctcGTAAaccccaccccaaaccaccccttcggtctcccccaccctcttcccatcaaacctcaccctcaacccccccgatcccaacaaccccttcctcgacaaccgactcctccccctcccctcagtGACGTTAACCACCCCCCCCGTCACAAAATTTGCTTTCAAATCCCTCACAGtccacttcccctccccactcccCGGATGAACAACATACCTCCTTCCCGCCCTCTCgttcccccaccccttcagcctcacctccacccaaccctccctgTGCCGGACATGAACCGCCAGATACCTCGTCAgccacctcttccccaactcccgcaacacccacccctccccctggaGGAACCCGTGAAACATCCCATCGTCGGCGTACAGCCTTATCCTTCTTGGCTCTTTAATCTCAAGGTAACCCGCTATTTGtttcctcacctcccccactgTTGCGCCGTCCTCTTCAATGAGTTTGTTGAGTTCCATCttttgggtgttgttgatgcaaATGGAAAACTCCcattttgttgttgggggggtgttgttgttgttgttgttgttgttgtcatccACGAGTCGGTACCAAACCGTCACCCGTGACGACCTGCCACGTGAAGACGGGATTTGGGCGCCGGTTTCTAGTTGTTTTCCCGAGGAGGTGAATAATATGACCACGGCTTGTTTCTCAGACTTGAGTTCGTCTCGGATGAACCGCTCTACTCGGCCGACTGCCAACCCACCGGAAGAAGACCGGAACTGGAAGGAGAgcttgaggaaggaggggttggagtcgaggaggggtttgaggtCTAGGGTTAGACGGGTTTTGGctggtttggtggaggtggagattcTTGAGCCggctttggagagggagcgtTTCTTTCCTGGGGGGGTGCCGAtgttgctggagggggatttTTTGtgcttgggtttggggggacgGTGGCGGAAGAAGGGGTTGCGGTGGCGAGGGGAGGGCtttttgttgagggggatgtcGTAGACGTGGTctgtggaggggttggggttgggggggtatttatgttttggtttggaagatgggtggtggttgtgggaggatgatgatggtgggggggaggggcctTGATGGTGGGAGCGGCGAgatcggtgatggtggtgtgaggaggaaggttgttgttgttgttgttgttgttgttgatgggggcGGAAGAAGCGAGATAAAAAGCCGGCGGGGGTTGAGtagcttctgcttctgccgcCGCGGAGCTCGAGGGGGGGGTTTTGCTCTTCGGGCATTtttggagggttgggtgatgAATGAGTGTGAGAGAAGATGTATAAGTGGGAATGAGAAGTGGAGTGGTTGGTAAAAGGTGATGAAAAATGAAGGTAAAAatgatgtggttgatgaaaAGTGATTGCTGTGAACAGTCCCTCTTCAGAAGAGCTGCTGTCAAaagttggcggtggtggtgtgagtgATAATGAtaatgatggtggtggtggcaaggCTGTGAGTGGCCATTATGAAGAACAGTACCCAGGCAGCCGTGTCATTTCCTAGCAACGAGATGTCAATATTTGTATGGGAGAAACACAAGCTGCATAATCAAGCGTCAAGCCGTCAAGCCacgaggacggggagggaggaggggacaaGACATACATACAGTATTTGATTTTTCTTCACGAAGAAAGATGGATGCCTTACCTTTTGAAAGCCCCAGATTGGGAATTGTTCGGATGGTGGAGAGCAAGGCTCGGTGGCATCCGATCCAATAGACGGTGAACACTGCAGACCACTGCAGCGGTGTCGTTTGTCAGCAGCCAATCAACCGAGAAGGGCTGCAGGAAAGGTGTGTTGTCAAGAGGACCAAGTACCTGGCTAGTCTGTTAGTATGGAGTCTCTCGGCCATCCATCCTCAGAGTGACACACAACACAAGTAtccacatccacatcaaAGAAGCCGTTCCAGTTGTATAAAAATCTACagcgaaaaaaaaaaaaacaatacACAGATACAACACAAAACTCCCCTGGGAACCCCCCCGTCAGCTCGCATCCGATGCCCTCTACCCTTCCGCTGCCACCTCAGCGGTCGTCCCAATCATCGCGCATGTAGTCGGTTTGACCTGGAACTTCGTGGAAATTCCACCACGAAAGACCACTTCCGAGTAGGACCTCGTCTATAGTATCGTTAACCCACCGCGGTTCGTCTTGGACTTCCCTGGCAGGGTCATCATACTCCCTATCCACAAATATCAGCTACCCCCCCGGCCTCACCGCCGTCAcaaacatcctccaccaGTTTATGATCCGAGTTGAAAAAGCTTCCTCAAGCCACAGGCATCGTAGCCCTGCGGGCCGACGTAGCTCCTCAGACCTGCAATCACCAGCCTTCTcagcttcttccccctcatcGCCTTTGCAATCTTGGCCACAAAATGCATATCGAGGTAACCCCACGtctcttccacatcttctATCGGGTCGCTCGGGTGGTTGGTCGGCGCAAACAGGCCTCTCCAGTCCAGATAGACGTCCTCCAGGTTCGGCATGTCACCCCACTCAATCTTGGACTGattcgccttctccttggcgaTCCACAATGCTAGTTCCCTTATGCGGTTGTTGAAAAGGGTCTTGTGGTCGGGGTTGTCTAGATACCACCTGGAAGCTTTCACATCGTTGAGCCAGTGAAGCCCAAACAAATCCCCCAGTCCCTTCGCGTCCCAGTGCGGATTCGTTGTTGATCATCAGCCGCCAAATTCGCCTGTACATGTACGCCCGGTACACCGATTTATCCCAATCCCGATATGTGTCTCCTCCCGACCACCGGGTCGGCTTGGGGGGAtcagcctccttctcctaAACGACCTCACCCACCCGTCAAAAgactcctccaactccctcttGTCCCTCAAATTCGTCGGCCTCACccactccaccgccgccgcatccctcccctccccaaacggcaccaccaacctcggATCCTCCGcaaaccacaaccccatTATAtgatccccccctccccatgatcccaccccaccctcagcaacctccaCGACCCCCTAGCCACAGGACAATCCTTCTCCCCGTCGTACTTGTTATGCTCATAGTCAgtcgccaccctcctcatctcagTATGCTCCGGCACAACGTAAACAtccaccctcttcaccctcaactGCTCCTGCACCTCCCCCGGCGAGCAAATCTCAAACCCGGGCGCGGAGGCGATCAGGCAGGCACTTatccatcttcatcgtctcgTTCGCAATCTGAAAACTCAACTCCGGCGGCAGCGTCCGTCTCATCCCGTCAAGGCCGGTTTGGTCGAGCGCATGGATGCGCGCGATCCAGTCGGGGACTTTGTCATGGTAATAAGCCTGCCCGGGGTCGCGcgcggggaggaggggcggccGCCAGAGTCGGTATATTCTAAACATGCGGCCATCCCTGGGATCCAAGCCTAGGGTCACGTTTGGGTCAAGCGGTTGCTCGCGAGGTAGAGAGCGTACCCGAACAAGTTCCGATCGTTGCAATCTATGGAGGGGACCGACATGGCGTAAGTAAGGAGAACTCGCGTATAAAATGTCGATAAATGATATCGGTGTGGAATTCCCTTCCAAGCAATAAAACAAAAGTGGTTTGCTTGAGtctgggatggtggtggtgaacgGCAAGCGTTCCCAAGCTTCCtgagggttgtggaaaaTGGGCGGTTGTAGGCTGATATGTGATCCCCCTTTCCGGTCATCAGTGGCAACAAagatccccctcccccctttcatAGACCAGTCTCTTGTCAAATCCTCTCTATCCACAATCCACCAACAAAGCCCGCCTCTACTTTCACATCCCAATTTGGTCGACTACTCCTTTGAACCATGGTGCACACATCGACAACAACATGGGTCCAGACAATCGCGCGCTTTGCCCGCGGGGCCTAAAAATCAAATGGATATATTTCTCCCTTTCATGtgctcgctctctctctctctctctctctctctctctctctctctctctctctctctctctctctctctctctctctctctctctctctctctctctctctctctctctctggttACATATCATCAGCCGGATCATTCGTATTCTTCTCATGCAACATTAAGGGCCCTATAGGCCGGCTGATGCAAAATCAAAACAAAGCCTTTCTTCTGTccagaggaagagaaaatCAATACAAGAACCACAAAAGATTCCACGATCGACCGCCGCCACACTCTTGACGCCTAGACCAAGGGTATTGACTCTCATTACGCGGTATTATTCACCACCATAAGCTGCCGCTCAGCACTACCCGTCTTCTCACCACCGTGTAGCCCGTATTACTACTACGCTCAaagaagagcagcagcaaaaacaccggcagcaacggcagcaaTGCCGTTTCCAAAGTTGGTAGGAGCGGCAGCCTGAGAAGTCGACGTGCCGGGAGGGTTGGTCTGAGCGGCGCCctgggtgttggtgggagaAGTGGTGCTagcctcgtcctcgtcctcgtcgttgcTGTCGCCGCCACCGGGGGTGGCGTCATTGGGGTCGAGGGTACCGCAGTGGTCCCTGATGTCGGTGGTGCACTTCCTCAGCTCGGAAGCGCTGCCACCTTGTCTCTCGGCGGTGCATTGGCTGAAGGCTTCCTCGCAGATGAACTGGGGCAGGTTGGTCAGCGGCTAGTCAAGCGGGGCTCGTCCTGTCAAAGCAAAAAAGACTCACAGtagggagggtgttggcgtaaTAGTCAAGACCGGGAGTGGTGCCATTGGAGCAAAGGCATTCGTAAGTCAGGTCAGAAGGTTCGCAGTCGTTCTTTTGGAGGGAGCCGAAGCAGAGTAGGCCGCAAGAGTTGAACTGGGCAGTGCACCATCCGGCTGTCGCAGACGGTCAGTTTCATTTCTACTCGGTATGCAACAGTGGTTCAGGTTCAGTACGACATACATCTTGTGGAGGCCTCGaccttggtgatgtcgaTGGTGAAGTTTTGGTTCTGGGAAACAACAGCAGTGACCgcggagagggcggcgaggaggatggattGACGCATGGCGAAGGTTGGacttgtttttgttttggtttgtgttgttgtgacggagagggggagagagaagagagaggaagcTTTCCACAAAATCGAGCGAGATGGATGCGGCGGGCGTCACAAAGATAAGGCACGATCAAGGATGGATCCGGAGGTCGGTGGCAGGGGTACCCGTGGGAGGTGGAAAATGTGCCGTAATGCCACGAGCGCGGGGTTCCTAGTTCCTGTTGTGATGGAGTATCCGTTGTGGTATGGGGATAGCTTAATGGACTACCTGGTAATAAAGTGGAAGAGTGAAGAGAAGAgcacgagagagagagagagagagcaagaTCGGGAGGAAACAGGCGCCATTTTGAGCAAGGGACGAAACATGGTGTTTGATTGCCCTGTGTTTTGGAGCTCGGCGCTGGAGTCGCCGGGAAGCAACCCTTTGGGGAAAATCAGAGGCGGGAAGGTGCCAGAGCTTCACGATGGCCGTGGGAAAATTGTGGCTGGTGAGCTCTTGATTGGCCGATCCGGTGTGGAAGCGGCAGGGAAAAGCCGATTTTGTTGCTTGGCGCTACTGCAGACAGCTCACTGCGCTGACCGTTCCCGTCGTTCCTGGCGCTGGTTGTCCTGGAGCCTGCCAGCTAGCTCTCTGGCCTGGCACCCACTGACACCTTGAACAGCCATCACAGCTAAGGTAGAGAGACGATCCGGGGAGACGTGCATTGGCTTTGTTGTGCATGTGCCACTCAGTGTTTATCGCCGCATTGCATCCAGGTCTCTTCTTTGCACGACATGACATGCTGTACACTACGGAGTATAGCATCTAAAAATTCTCCAAAATGCCGAGAGGACGCTTTCTTGAAGAAATTGCTGAGACCAAAACGCCGGCGGGCCAGCGCAAATTGAGCCCTCAGCCCGCAATGCCGAATGACGCAGGCTCACAGGAACTCGCGGGCTCTCCCGCCGGGGGGCGTGGATCAATTGGGTAGGTTGTGTGGTAGAAGGTACCTTGTAACAGACCTTTCAAGATACATCACCATTTCCCTGTTTATCGTCTgttctttttgtttgtttccCCTTCACTTGAGCGCTTGCATAAAGACACAGAGGGTAaccatccctccccatcaacatgAGATGAACTTCTTACCTTGCGTCTTCCTGGAAGTCTCGGATATTGAAGCTCCAAATTCTTCTCCAGCAAAGCGGAGCGGCAtggagaagcccaagaaccCAAGACCCGACCGATCACGCGCGATAAGCATTGAAGACGCTAAAATGGCCCCGCCCTCCACTTTCCTGCTCAGGAACACATGGGCCTTTTCGGCCAATCACAGCCGCGAATTGGAACAATGGTCGCTCCAGCATGTCTCTCCACGTCACACTTTCCGTGCGGTGTCAAAGAGA is drawn from Podospora pseudocomata strain CBS 415.72m chromosome 1 map unlocalized CBS415.72m_1, whole genome shotgun sequence and contains these coding sequences:
- a CDS encoding uncharacterized protein (EggNog:ENOG503P7PD; COG:S), with translation MRQSILLAALSAVTAVVSQNQNFTIDITKVEASTRSGWCTAQFNSCGLLCFGSLQKNDCEPSDLTYECLCSNGTTPGLDYYANTLPTFICEEAFSQCTAERQGGSASELRKCTTDIRDHCGTLDPNDATPGGGDSNDEDEDEASTTSPTNTQGAAQTNPPGTSTSQAAAPTNFGNGIAAVAAGVFAAALL
- a CDS encoding uncharacterized protein (EggNog:ENOG503P5KQ; COG:O), which codes for MPEEQNPPLELRGGRSRSYSTPAGFLSRFFRPHQQQQQQQQQPSSSHHHHRSRRSHHQGPSPPPSSSSHNHHPSSKPKHKYPPNPNPSTDHVYDIPLNKKPSPRHRNPFFRHRPPKPKHKKSPSSNIGTPPGKKRSLSKAGSRISTSTKPAKTRLTLDLKPLLDSNPSFLKLSFQFRSSSGGLAVGRVERFIRDELKSEKQAVVILFTSSGKQLETGAQIPSSRGRSSRVTVWYRLVDDNNNNNNNNTPPTTKWEFSICINNTQKMELNKLIEEDGATVGEVRKQIAGYLEIKEPRRIRLYADDGMFHGFLQGEGWVLRELGKRWLTRYLAVHVRHREGWVEVRLKGWGNERAGRRYVVHPGSGEGKWTVRDLKANFVTGGVVNVTEGRGRSRLSRKGLLGSGGLRVRFDGKRVGETEGVVWGGVYEVEFGGVEEAEVFAGEEGWLLRETESCDVCVEGRRVTDFPVRVVAGGCKGHKPPLCGECLGRWLVESMEAGRWKRLKCPDTDCSAVLGHHDVKRYATREVFERYDRWLLRDALEQTKGYVQCVTVGCEYGCVVGDQEACPTFNCRKCKGSHCIKHNVSHPEETCKQYRRRQKDKKEQEEASEREVAGMTKDCPKCGRRVNKTAGCNHITCHCGHEWCYVCTASYFHAQGTGLLLCRHNEGCTEGPLPGAELFNDDGTLRDPTGQRLPHRPFFHRPVIPADIPGAAPQGVPGMPGAAWLFPHLQRRNRQPEPPVATAPAAPEEPPAPAPEPGDRDPPMMTGANPGLVRGTPPPWAPGMAGARPRMRGTGAEAARRARGLGFHV